In Arthrobacter sp. B3I4, the following proteins share a genomic window:
- a CDS encoding CoA ester lyase, which produces MSFLMGPALLFCPADRPERYQKAAERADAVILDLEDAVAPADKQRARGAILAQLGSAGDVPELDPSRTIIRVNPAGTEEFEKDLHCLKHTPYRHVMLAKAESADQLKKLEGYDVIALCETAAGIVNAAAIAAEPNVVALMWGAEDLLASLGGTSSRNDDGGYRAVALHARSTVLLAARACGKEAVDSVYVNIPDLDGLAAESRDAVASGFGSKACIHPNQVAAVREAYAPSEADVAAAVELLDAAAAAGTGVFQYQGKMIDGPILKHAESTLRRAGH; this is translated from the coding sequence ATGAGTTTCCTGATGGGTCCTGCCCTGCTGTTCTGCCCTGCCGACCGCCCCGAGCGTTACCAGAAGGCCGCCGAGCGCGCCGACGCCGTCATCCTGGACCTGGAGGACGCCGTCGCGCCGGCCGACAAGCAGCGCGCCCGCGGTGCCATCCTTGCCCAGCTCGGTTCCGCGGGCGACGTCCCGGAGCTGGACCCGAGCCGTACCATCATCCGGGTCAACCCGGCGGGCACCGAAGAGTTCGAAAAGGACCTGCACTGCCTCAAACACACCCCGTACCGGCACGTGATGCTCGCCAAGGCCGAGAGCGCTGACCAGCTCAAGAAACTTGAGGGCTACGACGTGATCGCCTTGTGCGAGACGGCCGCCGGGATCGTGAATGCCGCCGCGATCGCCGCCGAGCCCAACGTGGTGGCGCTGATGTGGGGCGCCGAGGACCTGCTCGCCTCCCTCGGCGGCACCTCCAGCCGGAACGACGACGGCGGCTACCGTGCGGTGGCGCTGCACGCCCGCTCCACGGTCCTGCTGGCGGCCCGGGCCTGCGGCAAGGAGGCCGTCGATTCGGTCTACGTCAACATCCCGGACCTTGACGGCCTCGCCGCGGAGTCCCGGGACGCCGTCGCCTCCGGTTTCGGCTCCAAGGCCTGCATCCACCCGAACCAGGTCGCCGCGGTCCGCGAGGCCTATGCCCCATCCGAGGCGGACGTCGCTGCCGCCGTCGAATTGCTCGACGCCGCCGCTGCCGCGGGCACCGGGGTGTTCCAGTACCAGGGCAAGATGATCGACGGGCCCATCCTCAAGCACGCCGAATCCACCCTCCGCCGCGCCGGGCACTAG
- a CDS encoding sensor histidine kinase gives MFHRIPLRFQLVALQLGIVLAVLTAVGAVTIRMQEQQLRDAYKGRLIGVAESVARLPSVIDAFGTASPAETIQPIAEVIRQASTVTYVVVTDRDGVRQSHPNPEEIGKHVSTDPSVPLSGDIYVGTQTGTLGESWRVKVPIFDRAGSVIGSASVGVLESTLAADLYEDLPQLFGWLLGAALLSSLGAMYVSKLVWRRIYKLEPEDIAALLETRDAMLHGLGEGLVAVDADGRVALVNDEARRLLGVGEEILGSPATASLEPGIHRLLAAGSSTEELVLSGERILLGKVNAATVDGREVGKVLILRDRTELHTMLRDRDGALDVTEALRAQAHEFANKLHVISGLLELGEQSKAVEYLGRSHSDAAFVNRPLAPGITDDGVRALLIAKSTVCAERGIDIVVDPDSVCSPDGTDDVITVLGNLIDNAVDATGYDSTIAVELAETPGGQRTLTVDDDGPGVPDADRVSVFEAGVTSKEPDGINTRGFGLALVQRVARRRGGTAGVSRSELGGACFTVTFATVPGAAPGPAAATTPLAETADIPAISRTQETTPKVELENYERYTHPHH, from the coding sequence ATGTTTCACAGGATCCCGCTTCGCTTCCAGCTGGTCGCCCTCCAGCTCGGAATCGTGCTGGCCGTCCTCACCGCCGTGGGTGCCGTGACGATCCGGATGCAAGAACAGCAGCTGCGGGACGCCTACAAGGGCCGCCTGATCGGCGTCGCCGAAAGCGTGGCGCGGCTGCCCTCGGTGATCGACGCCTTCGGCACCGCCTCCCCCGCGGAGACCATCCAGCCGATCGCCGAAGTCATCCGCCAGGCGTCGACCGTGACCTACGTGGTGGTCACGGACCGCGACGGCGTGCGGCAGTCGCATCCGAACCCGGAGGAGATTGGCAAGCACGTTTCCACCGATCCTTCCGTTCCGTTATCCGGTGACATTTACGTGGGAACCCAGACGGGTACGCTGGGCGAGTCCTGGCGGGTGAAGGTGCCCATCTTCGACCGAGCCGGTTCGGTGATCGGCTCCGCCTCGGTGGGGGTTCTGGAGAGCACCCTCGCCGCGGACCTGTATGAGGACCTTCCGCAGCTGTTCGGCTGGCTCCTTGGGGCCGCGCTGCTCAGCTCCCTGGGCGCCATGTACGTCTCCAAACTGGTCTGGCGCCGGATCTACAAGCTGGAGCCGGAGGACATCGCGGCCCTGCTGGAGACCCGCGACGCCATGCTCCATGGCCTGGGTGAAGGTCTGGTGGCGGTCGACGCCGACGGCCGGGTCGCGTTGGTTAACGATGAGGCCCGCCGGCTGCTCGGCGTGGGCGAGGAGATCCTCGGTTCACCGGCGACAGCGTCGCTCGAACCGGGCATCCACCGCCTGCTCGCGGCCGGTTCCAGCACCGAGGAACTGGTGCTCTCCGGCGAGCGGATCCTGTTGGGCAAGGTCAACGCCGCAACGGTCGACGGGCGTGAGGTGGGCAAGGTGCTGATTTTGCGGGACCGGACCGAGCTGCACACCATGCTGCGCGACCGCGACGGCGCCCTGGACGTCACCGAGGCGCTGCGGGCCCAGGCGCACGAATTCGCCAATAAGCTGCATGTGATCTCCGGTCTGCTGGAGCTCGGCGAGCAGTCCAAGGCGGTCGAGTACCTTGGCCGCAGCCACAGCGACGCTGCCTTCGTGAACCGGCCGCTCGCCCCGGGGATCACCGACGACGGCGTGCGGGCGCTGTTGATCGCCAAGTCCACGGTCTGCGCCGAGCGCGGCATCGACATCGTGGTGGACCCGGATTCCGTGTGCTCGCCTGACGGCACCGATGACGTGATCACGGTGCTGGGCAACCTGATCGACAACGCCGTGGACGCCACCGGCTACGACAGCACCATCGCCGTCGAACTGGCCGAGACGCCCGGCGGGCAGCGGACCCTCACCGTGGACGACGACGGCCCCGGCGTCCCGGACGCGGACCGGGTGTCGGTGTTCGAAGCCGGCGTGACGAGCAAGGAACCGGACGGGATCAATACCCGCGGCTTCGGCCTGGCGCTGGTCCAGCGCGTGGCCCGGCGCCGCGGCGGAACCGCCGGCGTGTCCCGTTCGGAGCTGGGCGGCGCCTGCTTTACCGTGACCTTTGCGACGGTGCCCGGGGCGGCACCCGGGCCGGCGGCTGCCACGACGCCGCTGGCGGAAACAGCGGACATCCCCGCCATATCCCGGACACAAGAGACGACACCAAAGGTGGAGCTGGAAAACTATGAGCGGTATACGCACCCTCATCATTGA
- a CDS encoding response regulator yields the protein MSGIRTLIIDDDVAVAGIHHGFLLARGGFDVVATAHTGQQGLDLAAELLPELVLLDIHLPDMSGLDVLQRLRSRPRQPVDVLVITASRELETVRSAMAGGVLHYLVKPFTSQALNERLDEYVALRDELAAGSAAGPLDQERIDRIVAPSRRSAPANPAPGATAAGVPAIGGPAIGGPAAGGPAASGPAGVPGGPEVRLPKGLARPTLDAVIEALRASPEDVSAAGMALQLGLSRVSARRYLEYLVINGFARLTPRYGAAGRPENRYLWKP from the coding sequence ATGAGCGGTATACGCACCCTCATCATTGACGATGACGTGGCGGTGGCGGGGATCCATCACGGCTTCCTGCTGGCCCGTGGCGGCTTCGACGTCGTAGCCACTGCGCACACGGGACAACAGGGCCTGGATCTCGCGGCCGAGCTGCTGCCGGAGCTGGTCCTGCTGGATATCCACCTGCCGGACATGTCCGGCCTGGACGTGCTGCAGCGGCTCCGCAGCCGTCCCCGGCAACCCGTCGATGTCCTGGTCATCACCGCTTCACGCGAGTTGGAGACGGTGCGTTCAGCGATGGCGGGCGGGGTGCTGCACTATCTGGTCAAGCCTTTCACCTCGCAGGCCCTGAACGAGCGGCTCGATGAGTACGTGGCGCTGCGCGATGAGCTGGCTGCCGGGTCCGCAGCCGGTCCCCTGGACCAGGAGCGGATCGACCGGATCGTGGCGCCGTCGCGGCGGTCGGCTCCCGCGAACCCCGCCCCCGGGGCCACGGCAGCAGGCGTGCCGGCAATAGGGGGCCCGGCAATAGGCGGCCCGGCAGCAGGCGGCCCGGCGGCAAGCGGCCCGGCCGGGGTGCCCGGTGGACCGGAGGTCCGGCTGCCGAAAGGACTCGCCCGGCCTACGCTGGACGCCGTGATCGAGGCCCTTCGGGCCAGCCCGGAAGACGTCTCGGCGGCGGGCATGGCCTTGCAGCTCGGCCTGTCGAGGGTGAGCGCCCGCCGCTACCTTGAGTACCTGGTGATCAACGGCTTCGCACGGCTGACCCCGCGCTATGGCGCGGCCGGCCGCCCGGAGAACCGCTACTTGTGGAAGCCCTGA